From Cyclopterus lumpus isolate fCycLum1 chromosome 2, fCycLum1.pri, whole genome shotgun sequence, a single genomic window includes:
- the ndfip2 gene encoding NEDD4 family-interacting protein 2 has product MDPASRYQVLHNEDDSSEASTSEQQPCTSAQAAGTSSQDQSQAECSQAPAAVAGEASGSRTQGEADAPPPPYASIDLGATAAPETSYRCDFPVPPPYSVATSLPTYDEAEKAKAASLATSAVEVMPRDDEFPPRDDFSDADQLRVGNDGIFMLAFFMAFLFNWIGFCLSFCLTNTIAGRYGAICGFGLSLIKWILIVRFSDYFTGYFNGQYWLWWIFLLLGILLFFRGFVNYLKVRNMSENMATSHRTRLFFLY; this is encoded by the exons ATGGACCCAGCGAGCCGCTACCAAGTG CTGCACAATGAGGATGACTCTTCAGAGGCCTCCACCAGCGAGCAGCAGCCGTGCACTTCTGCCCAGGCGGCCGGTACGTCCAGCCAGGACCAGAGCCAGGCCGAGTGCAGCCAGGCGCCCGCCGCCGTAGCGGGGGAAGCGTCGGGGTCAAGGACCCAGGGGGAGGCTGACGCACCCCCGCCTCCTTACGCCTCTATCGACCTGGGAGCAACCGCTGCACCAG agaCAAGCTACCGATGCGACTTCCCGGTCCCTCCGCCCTACAGCGTCGCCACCTCGCTGCCCACGTACGACGAGGCGGAGAAGGCCAAGGCGGCCTCCTTGGCGACCTCCGCCGTGGAGGTGATGCCACGG GATGATGAGTTCCCTCCCAGAGATGATTTCAGCGACGCCGATCAGCTTCGAGTTGGCAACGATGGAATCTTCATGTTGGCCTTTTTCA tGGCCTTCCTGTTCAACTGGATCGGGTTCTGCCTGTCCTTCTGTCTGACCAATACCATCGCGGGACGCTACGGCGCCATCTGCGGCTTCGGCCTCTCCCTCATCAAGTGGATTCTTATCGTCAGG TTCTCCGACTACTTCACCGGTTACTTCAACGGTCAGTACTGGCTCTGGTGGATCTTCCTGTTGCTCG GTATCCTGCTGTTCTTCAGGGGCTTCGTGAACTATCTTAAAGTCCGTAACATGTCCGAGAACATGGCCACGTCTCACAGAACacgcctcttcttcctctactgA